CGGTGGCGACGAGGAACTCCTCACAGCTGCCTGCTACGGCCACTTCGTACGCGATGGCGTCCAGGCTGCATACGCCGTACACCGGAATGTCCAGGACGAATCCGAGGGTGGTGGCCGTCACCAGGCCTACCCGCAACCCGGTGAACGGGCCCGGCCCGACACCGACCGCGACACCGCTCAGGTCCGACGGGGCCAGGCCCGCCCGCTTCATCACCAGGTCGATGGTGGGGGCGAGAGTCTCGGCGTGCCGCCGGGCTTCAGGAATTGACTCCTTCGCAAGTACGCGCGTGCCGTCGTGGACCGCAGCCGTCACCGCCGACGTCGCCGTGTCCAGAGCGAGCAGCACACCCGTCACGACAGTTCCGCCAGCAGCTGCTCGAATCGGTCGCCGAGAGCGCGACCCGTCACGGTGCGGATCTCATCTCCTGCCAGTTGCAGTTCCAACCGCTCGTCAGCGAGTCGCTCAGCCAGTCCCTCGCCCCATTCCACGACGGTCACTGCGTCCTCCAGTCTGGTGTCCAGGTCGAGATCGTCCAGCTCCGCTGCATCACTGAGACGGTATGCGTCCACATGTACCAAAGGCGGCCCGTCCACGAGAGATGGATGGGTGCGCGCGATGACGAAGGTCGGAGACGTGATCGGGCCCCGCACCTGCAACCCGCGCGCAATGCCTTGCGTCAAGGTCGTCTTGCCAGCGCCGAGGCCGCCGGTGAGGATGATCAGGTCGCCACCGTCCAGCAGCATCCCCAGACGGGCGCCCCACTCCTGCAGAGCCTCCGGGTCGAGGAAGGTCCACCGGGCCACATCGGTCACCGCTGTCATGAGGTGGAGCGCCCGGCCTTGCGCGGCCGACGCGCGGGTACCGTCACGCGCTTGGCGACGCGAGGCGCCCGATGAGCCCGGGATTCGCTACTGTGCTTGCGCTTGGGCGCATCCGGTGTTGCGCCGTCGCCCAGCGCCCGACAGGCACGATCGAGCATCGTCAACAGATGTTCGTTGACCAGATCGGGGTATTCCAGTGGCAGCACATGGCCTGCGTCGTGGATCAGGACGAACTCGGTGCCCGGCATCGCGTCGACTATTGCTTCGGAGTGCACCGCGGGCGTGATCCGGTCCCGGTCACCGCACAGGACGAGCGTCTCGATGCCGATGAACTCTTTCAGCGCCTGACGCTCGTCGTGCAACATCAACGATCCGAGATAGGCTGAGATGGTCGGCATCTTGGTCGCGAAGATCATGTCGGCCACCAACCGGACGATCGACATCGGCACATCGGAGGCGAACGACCACCGGTGCACCAGGAACGCCTCGACGTCCCTACCGGCGTGCCGGGTCGACGTGACCAGCGCCTCCTGATCGGTCAACTGCAGCATCGCGGCCGGGCCCAGGCGGTGCACGATGGCACCCAGTTGACGACCCAGGCCGAAATTCTCACTTGCGAGGTTGCCTGCACTACTGGAGATGAATGCCGCACCGATCACCCGTTCGTGCAGCACTTTCGGATACTGCCGCGCGAACGACATCACCGCCATCCCACCCATGGAGTGCCCGACAAGCACCAGTGGTCCGGACGGCGTGGTCTCCTCGATGACCCGCGCCAGGTCGCGCCCGAGTTGGCCGACGGTGTAGGTCGATTCGTCAGCCTCCTCGCTGCGTCCGTGTCCACGAAGGTCCCACAGGACCACGCGGTAACCGGCGGCACGCAGCATCCGACGTTGGAAAACCCAGAGAGTGAGATTGTGCGTGTATCCATGACACAGCACGACCGTAGGTTTGTTCGCGTGCCAGGTGGACTCGTCGACCTCGACGTGCAATGGGACACCGTCTTCGGAGATGACCACCTGCTCGATGTCGGGTGTATCGACGTAGTCACCCTCGGTGCCCAGCGAGATCGCGGTCTGCCGGGCCCGCCAGAGCCGGTCCACCGTGATACCGGCCGCTGTCGCTGCCGCCGCACCGACCAACCCGGCTCCGATCCCGAGGATCGACCGCGTGGCGCCCACTACATGTCTCCTTCGTAGATCCGCGGCAGTCTGCTGCTCATCCGGGTCACGATCTCGTAGGAGATCGTGTCGGTCGCGTCGGCCCAGTCCTGCGCGGTGGGTTCGCCACCGTCGCCGGGACCGAACAGGACGACGCGATCACCGGCCTGCACCTGCTGGTCACCGACATCCACCACGAACTGGTCCATGCATACCCGTCCGCTGACCGCATGCCGCACGCCTGCGACCTGCACCGGCCCCACGTTCGAGGCGGCGCGTGGCACGCCGTCGGCATACCCTGCGGGCACGTCGACGACCGTCGTTTCCTTCTCCGGCACGTAGGTGTGCCCATAACTGACGCCTTGACCCGCCGGAATTCGTTTGGCAACAGTGATATTCGCGGAGGCGGTCATTGCCGGGCGTAGCCCGAACGAGGCCGGGTCACCGAGCTGCGGGACGGGGCTGAGGCCGTACACCGCGAGCCCCGGGCGCACCATGTCCCAGGCTGCGCTGGGCTGAGTGAGCGTCGCCGCGGAGTTGGACATGTGGCGCACCTCGATCGGGAAGCCGGCCCGCTCCACGTCGCGTACGGCGTCCGCGAATTTCTCCTGCTGAGCGCGCACTGTCGGATGATCGGGAGAATCGGCAAACGCGAAATGCGTGAACACACCGACCACCTCGATGACGCCTTCGGCGCTGAGCGGCTGCGCAGCCTGGATCAGCCGCGGCCAATCCGCTCCGTACGCACCATTACGGGCCAACCCGGTGTCCACCTTCAGCTGAACCCTCGCGGGGCGACCGATCCGACGGGCAGCAGCAGCCAGTTCGGTGAGCTCCCACTCGGCCGGCACGCCGAAGTCGATGTCACGTTCGAGTCCCGGGGTGAAGTCGAGACCGGGGGCATGCAGCCAGGACAGCACCCGAGTCTCGATCCCAGCGTCACGCAGGGCAATGGCCTCAGCAAGCTGCGCGACTCCCAACCAGGTCGCACCGCCGTGCACGGCGGCCTGGGCGCTGGGCACCAGACCGTGCCCGTAGGCATCACCCTTGACCACCGCCATCACCTCGGCGGCACCGGCGAGTTCCTTCAACCGGATGACGTTGTCGCGGATGGCAGTCAGATCAATGGTCAACCGGGCCGGCGCGCCGGCGGGCAGATCCGTGTCGTGGAAGCTCATAGCCGCTCCAGTTTGGCATCCGGGCCAAGGGTTCGCGCGCGGCGAGTCCGCGAGTGCGGCTGCCGGCCGCGGCCGCCACCACTTTCGTGGTGGATGTGTGCGCGATTGACACGGCCATCCAGGGACCGGCCCAGGGTGGCGTCGAGGAACCCTGCACGCACCGCACGAGCGCTCTGCCCTCGGCAATATGACTAGCCGCGACCGCTACCCAGGCCGAGGACCATCGCGATACCGAGGGCGCTGCGCGGGTCATAACCGGTGCGCCACAGCCCGCCGTGCACGGATCGGACGGCTTCCTCACCCCACGCGGTGTCCTGCGGTGCCGGCTCGGCGTACAGGTCATGCACCAGGAGTGCGGCCATCAGGGTGGCGCTGGTGGACGGCGCGAAGACATGGATCCCGAAGCGGTGCGCTCCGGCGTACGCGGCCGCGAGGAGCCGGTTCTTCAGGACCGAACGGGTGCGGGTCGGCGGCGCGACGTTCATCGACACGAGGACCCCGTCTGCACGTGCTGCGGTCGCGCGCCAGCGGTGCACCCTCTTGGCGAGCAGATAGTTCGGCCCCTGCTGCAGCACAATGCTGTCGTTGATTCCGGGGTTCTCCCCCGGTGCGTAGTTGCGTTGCAGCAGGCGCCCCCGCGACGCGGCGCGTACGACCGGGCGCAACCTGCGTAACGCGGTACGTCGCTCGTATTCCGATGTCGCCGCGTCCACGGCGGCGCCCGGTACCGCGAAGCTGTCGGTCGGGGTGGCCAGCCATCCCATCGACAGATCGCCCCTGGTCTGCTGCAGGTGGGCGGTCAGCGCGTCGGCCGCCGCAGACAGGCGCAGATTGACCACCCCGTCGGCATACAGATAGTTACCGAGCACCAGATGTCCGTCCTGCTCGGCGATCCAACGGGTCACCTCCGGCAGATCGTGCAGCAGATCAGCCCCGGTGCTGCCCGAATCTGCGGTGCTGACCGGGTACGTCAGGGTGCCCGCCGATTCGGATGCGAGGCTCAGCACGTCGCGCCACACCCCAGGTCGAGGTAGGTCGACGGCGACCACGTGCCCGCCCCACCGCAGAATCGAGCGCAACGGGCCCATCTCGGAGCTGGCGCCGAGCGCGACGAGCGATCTACCGGGCATCGAAAGCCACTCCGGGTGGTCGATCACCCGCGCGATGGCCTGTTGCGCACCGGGCTCCAACACCCCGTTGACCGCCCACGTGTCGAGCTGATCACGTAACTCCTGCCCGCGCAGTCGACGGCCCTCGTACGGCAGTGTCAGCTCCGTCTCGGCGGCAGCCGCACCGCGGACGGTCTGCGACGTCAGCGCCGCATCGGACGGCGCCGATACCGGTGCATCGAGCAGCGTTCCGAGACTCCGGCGGTCGCTACCGCGCTCGGCGACCATGCGGTGATGCACCGACGTGAGGCCGTCGCGGGCAATGGACGCCGCGGCCGCAGCGTCAGCGACCTCGGCCTCGATCAGTCGTTTGAAATGGGTGAGATAGCCGCTGCGCCAGTTCGTCTCACGCTCCACGGCTGCCGCGCCGACGGGATCGGCAGTTCGCAGGGCGTCACCGACGACCGCCCGACCGAAGGCAGAGCTACTGCGGGTCCCGTCGACCTGCGGCAGGTCGATCCGTAGGTCGGTGTTCATCCGTCCAGCGAACCAGACCGCGACGCGTCATCGGAAATATCGACCTGTGCCAGCTGGGTGGTTCGGGCTGTTCTCAGCAGATAGGCCACGGTTGCCCCCACCTCGTGCGCGATGTCCAGCGCGCGCAGCGGGCCGTCCGGGTTCGCCCGATCCCCCGCGACCCCGTGCACGAGTGCCGCGAGGCTCCCGGCGTCCAATGGCGGCAGACCAGCGGCGAGCAACATGCCGGCGAGCCCGGCGAGCACGTCTCCAGACCCGGCGGTCGCGAGCCAGCTCGGAGCGTCACTCTGGCTGCGGATGGGCAGCCCCGCACCCGCCGGTGGCACGACAATCGTGGTGCTGCCCTTGAGGAGCACTGTGACCCCGAGGTGATCGGCAACGAGTTGCGCGATCTGTACCGGAGCTCGGCGCACCGCGTCGTCCGCGAGTTCGCCGTCATCGCCCAGGTGGCCCGTCGGCCTCAGGTGCAGGCGGCGCGCGAGCCTCAGCAACTCCCCGGCGTGCGGCGTGAGCAGCGTCGGCGCGCTGCGTGGAGCCTCGAGCAGGTCCAGGCCGCCCGCGTCCAGCAGCACAGGAAGGTCGGATGCAATGGCCTCACGTGCGGTGTCCAGCTGCTCCTGCGACGCATCATTCGGCTCCATCCCGGACCCGATGGACCACGCCTGCACCCGGCCCACACCGAAGACCGCTTCGGGTACCAGCTGGCGCAGCAGCCCGGTGGGAGCATCGGGCCCGATGTACCGCACCATCCCGGCCCCCGCCGTGACTGCTGCGGTGACCGCCATCACGGCAGCTCCCGTGTAATGCTCCCCGCCGGCGATGATGCCCAGGACACCCCTGGAGTACTTGTCGTCGTCGCGGCCTGGGACAGGCCACAGTTCGGCGCCGTCCTGGTGGGTCAGCCGCTCGACAACCGGCGCGACCGGCTCGGTGAGCCCGATATCGATGACGGTGAGCAGACCGCACGCCTCCTGAGTCGCAGGGAGCAGATGCACGGGCTTGAGCATCCCGAACGTGACGGTTTCGTCCGCGGCGAACCGATCGGAATCGACCAGCCCGGCGGGATCGCACCCGGACGGCAGGTCCACGGCGATGACGTAGGCACCGGCCGCGCACCGTTCCCGGAGCCCGACCAGGTGCGCCGGAAGTCCGGGCCGACCACCGATGCCGAAAATCCCGTCGATGACCAGATCGGCGTCCGAGAGCGCATCGCGAACGTCATCGGAAACACCCCCACCGCTCCACTGCAGATCGATGGCACCCGCTGACACGGCCGCGTCCAGCCCCCCCTGGTGCACGCTGGCCGCGGTCCGCACCACAGCGACGTTGTGCCCTGCGGACGCGAGGCGTGCGGCGGCGAAGAGCGCATCACCGCCGTTGTTTCCGGCACCGACGAGCACCGCTACCCGCACGCCGTCGCCCAACCGCAAGCCGGCGACCTGCGCGAGCCCCGCGGCAGCGAGCGCCATCAGCTCTCCGTCGGCCTGATCGTGCATGGCCGCCTCCTCGGCAGTCCGAACGTCATCCACTGAATAGGCACGCATCATGCCTGCATCCTCTCGCGTTCACGGGCTCTCACCGATCGGGCGCGTCTCGCAGCGGCGATCCTGCTGCAATCAGCGTCGCGATCGCAAAGACGACGACTACTGCAAAGAACGCAGGCCGGTAGCCGACCGCCCCGACAGCCACACCGGCCAGTACCGCACCCAGGGCGCCCATGGTGCGGTTGACCGAGCGTCTGCTGGCGTTGACCCGGCCGAGCAGTTCGTCCGGGGTGAGGGACTGCCAGTAACCCATCTCGTTGGAGTTCTCGATGCCGGCGGCCAGACCCAGCAGACCCAGCGCGAGGAACAGCAGCGCGTCGCCGGCACCGGTCGCCGGGGAGACCGCAACCAGAATCCAAGCGAACGGATATGCGGCGCGGGCCAGGATGATGGCACGTCCTGACCCGATCCGGGCGCCGATTCGGGCCGCGGTCGATGCGCCAATCAGGCTGGCGAGCCCGAACACCGTGAACAACAGCCCGAACGTCACCGCAGTGAATCCACGCGAGCGCAACGCGAGCAGGGCCAGCGCTGTCATCGCAGCACCGTTGGCGAGGAACCACACATGTGTCGACACCGCGAGCGGGCCCAGGGCGCGGTGGCGGTAGGTCCATTGCAGCCCATCGCGGATCTCGGCGCGAAGGTTGCGGTCGCGGGCAACGGGTGCAGGTTCCTGCACCTGCAAGCCTGCATTCAGCGCGGCATCGAGCAGATAGCTGATCGCGTCGACCCCGATGGCCAACGGTGCTCCGAGCAGCCCCACGAGGCTGCCGCCGATTGCCGGTCCGAGCGTCTGCGCGGCGGCATCACTCTGATCGAGGCGCGCGTTGGCGACGACCAGCCCCGATCGTGGGACCAGGCGGGGAAGTAGCGACTGGGTCGCGGCGAACCCGAATACCGAGAAGGCACCGAAAAGAAGCAGTGCGGCGGCGAGCATCCAGATCTGCAGCGCGCCGGCCAGCCACAGGATCGGGATCAGACCCAGGCAGAGTGCACGCCCGATGCTCGCCCAGACGAGGATGGGTTTGCGACGCCACCGGTCGGTGTACACCCCCGCAATCAGCCCGAGCACGGCGTACGGCAGCAACTGCGCCGCATTCACGACGCCGACCTCGAAGGGTGAGGCACCGAGTGACTGGACCACCAGGACGGGCATCGCGATGGCTGTCACGGCCGTGCCGAGCGAGCTGATGGCGGCCGCAGTCCAGTACCGGGCGAACAACGAGCGAGCAGTGGTGGAGTCCATTTCGGCCGTCACCGCCTCCTTGCGCACCTCACCCCGCCGGGCGATCAGCGGTGAACAACTGCAGTGGCATGTTGTAGTAGCGAGTCGTCTGACCAGCACGGGTCATGCCGATGCGCTCGGCGACGGACTGCGACGGGGTGTTGGCGACATTCGTGACGGCGACCACTTCGTTCAGGCCGACCGCGAAGGCGTACTGCAGGAGGCGTGCAGCGGCTTCGGTCGCGTAACCGTGGCCCCATGCCTCGGGGTGGAAGTGCCAGCCGATCTCGGTGTCCCCCGAAGCGGGCGGCGGGTCCTGATCGCTGGACGCAGGTATTGGCTTGAGGATCACCGCGCCGAGCGGGCGGTCATCCTGGCGGTCGTGGACAACCCACACTCCATGTATCCCATCGTCCAGCGCCCGCCAGCGGGCGATGGCCAGCTGCGCCTCGCTGCGCTGCGCCATCACCTTCGGGAACCGCCCGATGAACCGCTGGACTTCTGGACGGGAGTACATGTCGAAAGCAAAATCGACATCGTCCTCAGACCATCCGCGAAGCAGTAGACGGCGGGTTTGCAGGGCGAGCACCAGCACATCGTGGCACGCCCGATGTGCGGAGACCGCTACTGCGATCAGCTGTTCCGGAGCACAGCAACTGGGCTGCCGGGGGTCAGTCCTGCTGTTGCAACGCGGCTTGGCGCCTGCGCGCGCTGCGCACGAGGGTGAAAAGCGCGTTGCCGCTGGAAATGAAGATCAGGACGAACACCCAAATGATGGCGTCGGAAGAACGATCGAAGATGAAGATCAGCACAATGCCGACCATGCACACTGCAGATACCGCAGCAACGCGGCGAAAGTCTCGAGTCTGCTGCGCCTTGTCGCCTGGCTGAGCACTCTCATCGACCACTACTACCCCCATCGTCAGGTTCCGGTACGACATCCTTGCTCGGCGCACAGGAAATGGCCGCAAATAGCACACGGGTAGATCGAAGACCTGGTTACGACCATCGGAAAACCACCACAACAACCAGCCTCTGTCTTGACCGGGGACCCGTGACATCACTCGTCACCCGTCGAATGGACTTCGTGCTGTTGACGAGGACCGCGGTGCGCAACCAACTGGACCACGAGGTGACCGGCTCGTCCACGGCTCACACCTCGTTCTCGAATCCGGCCAGGGCGCGTGAGAATGTGGTTTCCCATGCTCGATGAGTTGGCAAAAGCGCATCTGCATGAGGACCTGAGGTACCTGCGATCCGTACTGGTACACAAGATCGAGGGCTTGTCGGAGTACGACATACGCCGTCCGTTGACAGCGACCGGCACCAATCTGCTCGGCCTGATCAAACACGTAACCCTGTGGGAATCGCGATACTTCGCAGAAGTATTCGATCGACCGTTCCCCGAACCGTTGCCTGCGTGGGACGACTTCGACGCCAATCGGGCCAGCCTCTGGGTTACCGCAGATGAGACCCGCTACCAGATTCTCGAACGGTACGAGCGGGCAGCACGGCACTCGGATTCGACGATCGAAGCGCTGAGCATCGACGCGGCCGGCATTGTGCCCTGGTGGCCGGGGCCGCAGGTGATGCTGTTCAACGTGCTGGCGCACATGCTCACCGAAACTGCTCGGCACGTCGGCCACGCTGACATCCTTCGCGAACAGCTCGACGGAGCTGTCGGCGACGAAACATCACCACCGTCCAAAAATCCCATCGCGCTACCGCAACTTCGACAACGCATTGACGACGCCGCACGCAGCACTCAACCCGAGAGTTGAGCCGTCACAACGCTGGCCGGGAGGTACCCGACGCATGGCCCGCTATCAGACCCGTGCCCACAGAAGCCGACTTGTTCGTCGACGAAGCCGACACAGTGGACTACTGGGTTGCCTGTTATCGGGAGCAGATCGAGGCTTCTCGCGCTGTGGTGGCGTCCATGGAGTTAGACAGTCTGTGCGCGCGTACCGACATCATCGAATGCAACGTGCGATACGTCATGTTCCACATGATTCAAGAGACCGCACGCCACGCCGGGCACGCTGACATCATCCGCAAGAGCCGCAAGGGCTCGCTCCCCAGCACTATTCACCCGTGTTGACGACGCCACGGGTCATGGTTCCTTGAACGCACGGGCCAGGAGCACTGCGAGAGCCAACCGTGGTGGGTCCAGGGCTGATTCAGATGCGTCCGGCGCAGCGAGCCGACCTCGAGGGTAAATGCAGAAATTGGGTTAAGCCCCGCCACGCGGTGGCGCCGGGTCGCCTGCCGGGCGCTCTGCTCGCGGCGGGCGGCCCCGATACTCGGCGCGGGCGGCACCCGGGGCGATGGCACCTGGACCACTGACCCGTCCGCCAACTTCATCTGCACCATCACCATTCCCAAAAGGGTAGACAGCCCGGGGCCCGCCACGGTGGAGGTTCGCTACGTAACCACCGCACCAGCAGCCAGTTCCATCTCGAAACGGGATCCCGTTTTGCGCACAGCTGGGCCGGGTCGTCGGACAGTCCCGCACGACCGCGTCAGAGCGCGGTGCCGTCGGAGTCTGCGGGGTTGTCGATCAAGGTGTCCTCGGTGACTACCGCCGGTTCGACCGGGAGCACCGGTCGGTTGGTACCGGCTGAGGGATGGTTGCGCAGCACAGTCGGTGCAAGGAATAAGACGGGCAGGATCAGGAACGCGGCAGCTAGGTTCAGACCGCTGAACCCGAAGGTGGACAGGACCAGCCCGGATGCGCCGGCCGCGCCGGCGGACACGATGTTCATCGCAGTGTCAGCCGTACCCTGCACCGCCGTACGGACGTTGGGGTCAACGGAGTCACCGAGCATGGTCGACCCGGACACGAGCGCGAAGGACCAGCCCAACCCGAGGAGGAACAGCCCGACGCTGATCCGGATGATCGAATGACCGGCCAACCCCGCGAAGGCGGCCGCAGCGATGAATACGCCCTGTCCGGCGAGTATTACCTGGAACCGCCCTATCCTGTCGGCCAGCCACCCCACGACCGGGGAAAACGCGTACATCCCCAGGACGTGTCCGCTAATGGTGAGACCTACCAGAGTGAGGGAGTCTCCCATCGAGGTCATCGCCACGGGAGTCATCGTCATCACCGCGCCCATGATGGTGTGCCCGAGGACGATGGCCACGAATGCGAACCGTGCATTGGGCGTCACTGCGATCAACCGAAACACCTCCCGCATGGGCACGGTGGCCGCAGGCTTCCGGCCGGATCTCAGCTCTGCTGCCGCTTCGTGACGGCGCGCCTCCAGCAGTGGGTCGGGCCGCAGTGCGATCCGTAACACTCCGGCAGCCAGTGCCAGGGCGACCGCTGAAATGACGAACGCCCCTCCTAGCTCCGGGATGCGCAACGCTCCCGCCACCACGGCGCCTGGCGCGGCCAGGTTGGGGCCGACGACCGCCCCGATGGTGGTGGCCCAGATGACGACCGACAGCGAACGGGCGCGGTGCATCGGCGGGGCGAGGTCTGCCGCTGCGTAACGGCTCTGCAGATTCGTCGCGCTTCCAGATCCGAACATCAGCATGCCCAGGATGAGGAGCACGATGCTGCTTGTGGTCGCCGAGACCACCAACACCACGGCCCCGACCGCCGACAACGCCCACCCCAAGCTCAGCGCATTGCGCCGTCCTGTCTTCATCGCCAGTAACGCCAACGGAAGCCCGAACGCGGCTGCGCCGAGAGTGGCAGCCGTGCGCGCGACACCGGCGTAGGACTCGGAGTGGGTCACCGACTCCGCCAGCAGCGATCCGATCGAGGCTGCTGCGCCTACACCGACCCCGCCTACGATCTGGGAGCCAACCAGAGCCCGCATCGTGCGCCGTTGGATCAACGACACCGCTGCAGTGTTCTGCCACAGCTGCTCACTACCGTCAGAAATCACCGTCGGTCGGCCCTTTCTTCCTTTCGGCCATTCCGGATCGTGCTAGAGGTTCGGTCCACCCCGCCCAGGCGGGCATCGAAGGCCCGCACGAGGCGGACACCCCGCAGCATTGCTCACCATGCCGCCCAGCGCCTCACTGCCATCGCAGGACTCGTCACCCCGGTCGTTGTGCCAGGGCGGTGAAAGCAGTGAGAACGGCCGCCGTCAACCCCACGGCTGCCCGTGCCGGGTGCACCTGCTGTATCGCCCTGGCCGACGTTGCAGCGCCATCGCCAGTGACGTTGCCAGACTTGTCTCGCCGCTCATGCGCCACAGCATGACATTGACCATCTGGGCGGCTGGGAGACAGCGGCCGGATGACGAGATCACCCCTTAACGACGTCGGGTGCCGCTATGCACCGAGTCCGCACCGAGTCCGCGCCGGGTCAACCCGGGGTACGTCCGCGCAGGTAGTTCTCGATGATCTCGTTGAACCGGTCGGAGTGCAGCACCGGCCCATGTCCGCAGTAAGCGACGTCGACGTCGAGGTCCTTCGACCGATGCATGCTGGCGATGTAGTCGCCGATGTCCGAGCTGCGCAGTTCATCCAGGAGTTGCTCGTCGGTGTCCAGGTCGTAGATGACATCGCCGCTGAACGGTGCGCGGTCAGTCGCGTCGTACCGCGCGATGCTGCCGGGGCTGTGGCCAGTCAGGCGCAGGATCCTGAGGTGCCGGTCGCCGAAATCGATGATCTGGCCATCGGTCAGGTTGGCGCAGTCGCGTGCGGGCCGCAGTGTGTAGTCCTGCGGGCGGTACCCAGGGTGAGGAATCGATGTAAGCAGCCAGTCCGGAACTGGATACGCGCCGCTGAGCCCGAGCCCGTCGACCAGTTCGCGACCACCCAGGGAGCTGCCACCGGATGGGTCGGTGATGTTTTCGAGAGGGTGGGCGTGGCACAGGTCGACGGCCGCGCGTAGCTGACCGCGGTCGGACACAGAGAAGCCGGATGCTGTCATCGCGGACCGCACGCGCGCCCAATGGCCCGCTCGACATTGAGGAGCACACATAGTTGTTCAGGCCGGTCGTGGTGTGGCTGTGGAGCACCTCATTCGCGACCGTCACATCGCCGAACCCGGGATCCCGGGCATACGTCGCGACGAGCCGAGGTGCGATGACCGTTCCATCGCCCAACACCACATTGACCGGGTCTCCGATTTGCGCGCCTGCGGTCTACGCCACATCCGTGCTCAGCGCCGCTATGTCGGCGCCTGCGAGTCGACCGAGCGCACCGCTGGCGACCTTGAGGTGCGGCAGGATCACCGAATTCGCGGTAGCTCAGGCTCGTCTGGCTGGTCACCACGGGGTTCACCGCGCGCACACCCGCCGCGCCGCAATGGATGCAACCGGCCTACTCACACGAGTGACCGGGACGGGATCCTCTACGGTACGAACCCGCCACCCTGGTCGGGGAGTCGCAGGTTCACCGGGCACGGTTCCTTAACTGACACGGTTGGACCGCTGCCCGCTGAACCGTTCCTTCGGTGACGTCACCCGGTTTGGGCCGGGCGAACGAGATCTCACCCGGTCTCTGAATGACCGCGCATCATGGAACCTATTGCCAGCTGAACAACTGGACTCGAAGAAGAATCACCGCATGGAGTCATCAGGTCTCAGTGCCGTGTCGCGTATGAAGTGACGACATCCTGAGCCTGCTGCTCGAGGGAGTAATCCCACGGGTCTTCATCTGGCCAGATAGCAGCACGTACAGGTGACGTGTTCGGATGCTCGACCCGTTGGAACGTCAGGACTGTGCGTGGGTACTCCCCTGAACCTTCTGCTCGGGTCGGCGACGGCTGA
This portion of the Dermatophilaceae bacterium Sec6.4 genome encodes:
- the tsaB gene encoding tRNA (adenosine(37)-N6)-threonylcarbamoyltransferase complex dimerization subunit type 1 TsaB — its product is MTGVLLALDTATSAVTAAVHDGTRVLAKESIPEARRHAETLAPTIDLVMKRAGLAPSDLSGVAVGVGPGPFTGLRVGLVTATTLGFVLDIPVYGVCSLDAIAYEVAVAGSCEEFLVATDARRKEVYWARYTAVAGGVHRHGEPAVATADSLDRDMRDLPVAGRGPLLYPQSFPQVIEVADVDAGLLGALVVARRRDGGELLQPRPMYLRQPDAQPSVARKAVHTKSVPS
- the tsaE gene encoding tRNA (adenosine(37)-N6)-threonylcarbamoyltransferase complex ATPase subunit type 1 TsaE; amino-acid sequence: MTAVTDVARWTFLDPEALQEWGARLGMLLDGGDLIILTGGLGAGKTTLTQGIARGLQVRGPITSPTFVIARTHPSLVDGPPLVHVDAYRLSDAAELDDLDLDTRLEDAVTVVEWGEGLAERLADERLELQLAGDEIRTVTGRALGDRFEQLLAELS
- a CDS encoding alpha/beta hydrolase translates to MGATRSILGIGAGLVGAAAATAAGITVDRLWRARQTAISLGTEGDYVDTPDIEQVVISEDGVPLHVEVDESTWHANKPTVVLCHGYTHNLTLWVFQRRMLRAAGYRVVLWDLRGHGRSEEADESTYTVGQLGRDLARVIEETTPSGPLVLVGHSMGGMAVMSFARQYPKVLHERVIGAAFISSSAGNLASENFGLGRQLGAIVHRLGPAAMLQLTDQEALVTSTRHAGRDVEAFLVHRWSFASDVPMSIVRLVADMIFATKMPTISAYLGSLMLHDERQALKEFIGIETLVLCGDRDRITPAVHSEAIVDAMPGTEFVLIHDAGHVLPLEYPDLVNEHLLTMLDRACRALGDGATPDAPKRKHSSESRAHRAPRVAKRVTVPARRPRKAGRSTS
- the alr gene encoding alanine racemase, with the protein product MSFHDTDLPAGAPARLTIDLTAIRDNVIRLKELAGAAEVMAVVKGDAYGHGLVPSAQAAVHGGATWLGVAQLAEAIALRDAGIETRVLSWLHAPGLDFTPGLERDIDFGVPAEWELTELAAAARRIGRPARVQLKVDTGLARNGAYGADWPRLIQAAQPLSAEGVIEVVGVFTHFAFADSPDHPTVRAQQEKFADAVRDVERAGFPIEVRHMSNSAATLTQPSAAWDMVRPGLAVYGLSPVPQLGDPASFGLRPAMTASANITVAKRIPAGQGVSYGHTYVPEKETTVVDVPAGYADGVPRAASNVGPVQVAGVRHAVSGRVCMDQFVVDVGDQQVQAGDRVVLFGPGDGGEPTAQDWADATDTISYEIVTRMSSRLPRIYEGDM
- a CDS encoding NAD(P)H-hydrate dehydratase, which encodes MMRAYSVDDVRTAEEAAMHDQADGELMALAAAGLAQVAGLRLGDGVRVAVLVGAGNNGGDALFAAARLASAGHNVAVVRTAASVHQGGLDAAVSAGAIDLQWSGGGVSDDVRDALSDADLVIDGIFGIGGRPGLPAHLVGLRERCAAGAYVIAVDLPSGCDPAGLVDSDRFAADETVTFGMLKPVHLLPATQEACGLLTVIDIGLTEPVAPVVERLTHQDGAELWPVPGRDDDKYSRGVLGIIAGGEHYTGAAVMAVTAAVTAGAGMVRYIGPDAPTGLLRQLVPEAVFGVGRVQAWSIGSGMEPNDASQEQLDTAREAIASDLPVLLDAGGLDLLEAPRSAPTLLTPHAGELLRLARRLHLRPTGHLGDDGELADDAVRRAPVQIAQLVADHLGVTVLLKGSTTIVVPPAGAGLPIRSQSDAPSWLATAGSGDVLAGLAGMLLAAGLPPLDAGSLAALVHGVAGDRANPDGPLRALDIAHEVGATVAYLLRTARTTQLAQVDISDDASRSGSLDG
- a CDS encoding MFS transporter, whose amino-acid sequence is MTAEMDSTTARSLFARYWTAAAISSLGTAVTAIAMPVLVVQSLGASPFEVGVVNAAQLLPYAVLGLIAGVYTDRWRRKPILVWASIGRALCLGLIPILWLAGALQIWMLAAALLLFGAFSVFGFAATQSLLPRLVPRSGLVVANARLDQSDAAAQTLGPAIGGSLVGLLGAPLAIGVDAISYLLDAALNAGLQVQEPAPVARDRNLRAEIRDGLQWTYRHRALGPLAVSTHVWFLANGAAMTALALLALRSRGFTAVTFGLLFTVFGLASLIGASTAARIGARIGSGRAIILARAAYPFAWILVAVSPATGAGDALLFLALGLLGLAAGIENSNEMGYWQSLTPDELLGRVNASRRSVNRTMGALGAVLAGVAVGAVGYRPAFFAVVVVFAIATLIAAGSPLRDAPDR
- a CDS encoding GNAT family N-acetyltransferase, with the protein product MLALQTRRLLLRGWSEDDVDFAFDMYSRPEVQRFIGRFPKVMAQRSEAQLAIARWRALDDGIHGVWVVHDRQDDRPLGAVILKPIPASSDQDPPPASGDTEIGWHFHPEAWGHGYATEAAARLLQYAFAVGLNEVVAVTNVANTPSQSVAERIGMTRAGQTTRYYNMPLQLFTADRPAG